In the Candidatus Binataceae bacterium genome, one interval contains:
- a CDS encoding biotin carboxylase N-terminal domain-containing protein produces MFKKLLVANRGTIAIRIIRACRELDIATLAVYSTADKDALHVRMADEAVCIGPAAAEDSYLNIPSIISTALTYGADAVHPGYGFLSENGDFAEACRRSGLHFVGPLARHIRLMGDKPRARRIMIRAGV; encoded by the coding sequence ATGTTCAAGAAACTGCTGGTAGCAAACCGCGGCACGATCGCAATCCGGATAATTCGCGCCTGCCGCGAACTGGACATCGCGACGCTGGCGGTCTATTCGACCGCCGACAAGGACGCGCTGCACGTGCGCATGGCCGACGAGGCGGTGTGCATCGGGCCCGCCGCGGCCGAAGACAGCTACCTCAACATCCCGTCGATCATCAGCACGGCGCTGACCTACGGCGCCGACGCGGTGCATCCCGGCTACGGCTTTCTCTCCGAGAACGGCGACTTCGCCGAGGCGTGCCGGCGCTCGGGTCTGCACTTCGTCGGCCCGCTGGCGCGCCATATTCGCCTCATGGGCGACAAGCCGCGCGCACGCCGCATCATGATACGCGCCGGCGT
- the accB gene encoding acetyl-CoA carboxylase biotin carboxyl carrier protein produces the protein MELRELKALLALMRDFGLSELEIEDKKGKVRLVRSAGSLGEHPPAPAGPPKLAVARAAAANASGAAGAAAANTRPAAAPELAPGHRYVQSPMVGTFYRAASPDSDPFVEEGDSVRKGQALCIIEAMKMMNEIEAEISGKLVKILCDNGQPIEYGQPLMIIEAG, from the coding sequence ATGGAACTGCGGGAACTTAAAGCTCTGCTCGCTCTGATGCGCGACTTCGGGCTGAGCGAGCTTGAAATCGAAGACAAAAAGGGCAAGGTGCGCCTGGTGCGCTCGGCCGGTTCCCTCGGTGAGCATCCGCCAGCCCCGGCCGGTCCGCCGAAGCTCGCCGTAGCGCGCGCGGCCGCGGCCAACGCGTCCGGCGCTGCCGGCGCTGCGGCGGCCAATACGCGGCCGGCGGCCGCGCCGGAGCTCGCTCCCGGTCATCGCTACGTGCAGAGCCCGATGGTGGGGACGTTTTACCGCGCCGCGTCGCCCGATTCCGATCCCTTCGTCGAGGAGGGCGACAGCGTGCGCAAGGGCCAGGCGCTCTGCATCATCGAGGCGATGAAGATGATGAACGAGATCGAAGCCGAGATTAGTGGTAAGCTGGTCAAGATCCTGTGCGACAATGGCCAGCCCATCGAATACGGGCAGCCCCTGATGATAATCGAGGCCGGCTGA
- the aroQ gene encoding type II 3-dehydroquinate dehydratase, with product MAIREKPGPAAETKVRGAPTALTTVLIIHGPNLNLLGQREPEIYGRTRLGDIDRALKALGRELGLKVETFQSNSEGAIVDRIQRARGRAGALVINPAAYTHTSVAIRDAITACDLPTVEVHLSNVYAREPFRHHSTIAGIVVGRIMGFGAEGYLLALRAARRMIETKQGAADA from the coding sequence ATGGCAATCAGGGAAAAACCCGGTCCCGCCGCGGAAACCAAGGTGCGAGGCGCGCCGACGGCACTGACGACGGTGTTGATCATCCACGGACCGAACCTCAACCTGCTCGGCCAGCGCGAGCCGGAAATCTATGGCCGCACGCGTCTGGGTGACATCGACCGCGCACTCAAGGCACTGGGACGCGAACTGGGCCTCAAGGTCGAGACGTTCCAGTCCAACAGTGAAGGAGCGATCGTGGACCGAATCCAGCGGGCGCGCGGGCGCGCGGGGGCGTTGGTGATAAATCCGGCCGCCTATACCCACACTAGCGTGGCCATCCGCGACGCGATCACCGCCTGCGATCTGCCGACCGTCGAGGTCCATCTGTCCAACGTGTACGCGCGTGAGCCGTTTCGCCATCACTCGACCATCGCGGGCATCGTGGTTGGCCGGATCATGGGATTTGGCGCCGAGGGCTATCTGCTCGCACTTCGCGCGGCGAGGCGGATGATCGAGACGAAGCAGGGCGCTGCGGATGCCTAA
- the rsmI gene encoding 16S rRNA (cytidine(1402)-2'-O)-methyltransferase: MAAKLYVVAMPIGDPADLSPRALATLAEVDLIACEDTRRIAPLLAANSIRTQTVSYFEHNEERRTPELIERMRRGERIALVTDAGTPAISDPGFRLVRAALDAGIEVGAIPGPSAVVAALSIAGLPTDRFTFEGFLSSKAGARQNELKALGRERRTMVFFEAARRLGAALSDMAEIFGAAREAAVAREIGKTYEEVVGGTLGELAARFTATPARGEITLVVAGAGREQEAEEEARAGDSAAAPALTVEMLCEAGLSLKQASTVIAHLGGRSRREVYQAALASRRTRQDEKRDD, from the coding sequence GTGGCGGCAAAGCTTTACGTCGTTGCGATGCCGATCGGCGACCCCGCCGATCTGAGCCCCCGCGCACTGGCGACTCTGGCCGAGGTCGATCTGATTGCATGCGAGGACACGCGGCGAATCGCACCGTTGCTCGCCGCTAATTCGATTCGCACACAGACCGTCAGTTATTTCGAGCATAACGAAGAACGCCGCACGCCTGAACTGATTGAGCGGATGCGCCGCGGCGAGCGGATCGCGCTGGTAACCGACGCTGGTACGCCAGCCATCTCCGACCCGGGCTTCAGGCTGGTGCGCGCGGCGCTCGACGCCGGAATCGAGGTCGGCGCGATTCCAGGCCCGTCGGCGGTGGTCGCAGCGCTCTCGATCGCCGGATTGCCCACTGATCGTTTCACGTTCGAGGGGTTCCTCTCCTCAAAGGCAGGAGCACGGCAAAACGAGCTGAAGGCGCTTGGGCGCGAGCGGCGTACGATGGTGTTCTTCGAGGCGGCGCGCCGGCTTGGCGCGGCGCTGTCCGACATGGCCGAAATCTTCGGTGCCGCGCGCGAGGCCGCCGTCGCGCGCGAAATCGGCAAGACCTACGAGGAGGTGGTGGGCGGAACTTTAGGGGAGTTGGCGGCGCGCTTCACCGCAACGCCCGCGCGTGGAGAGATTACGCTGGTGGTAGCCGGGGCCGGCCGTGAACAGGAAGCGGAAGAGGAAGCCCGCGCCGGCGATTCAGCCGCCGCGCCAGCACTCACGGTGGAAATGCTCTGCGAGGCCGGGCTTTCGCTCAAGCAGGCGAGCACGGTGATCGCGCATCTGGGCGGGCGCAGCCGGCGCGAGGTCTATCAGGCCGCGCTGGCTTCGCGGCGAACACGCCAAGACGAGAAGCGGGATGATTAG
- a CDS encoding SDR family NAD(P)-dependent oxidoreductase: MGKLDGKIALITGAGSGIGRATALLFAAEGAKVAVADRAADNARAVVAEITSSGGEAIAIVADVSKAADTERMVAETVGRFGRLDILYNNAGIGFARRTHMLTEEEWDRTIDVDLKGVFLGCKYALPELMKNGGVILSTASVAGIEGFRQMAAYCAAKAGVILLTKSLAMDYAEHGIRVNCICPGSIETPLYESGFDNLTPERRERAHQAFAAMHLLGRAGEPEEIARVALFLCSQDASFITGQAVVADGGYSTGHRMIRIG, encoded by the coding sequence ATGGGTAAGCTCGACGGAAAAATTGCGCTGATCACCGGCGCGGGATCGGGAATCGGACGGGCGACCGCGCTGCTGTTCGCCGCCGAAGGCGCGAAGGTCGCGGTGGCTGATCGCGCTGCGGACAACGCCCGCGCGGTCGTTGCCGAAATCACCAGCAGCGGCGGCGAGGCGATAGCGATTGTGGCCGACGTATCGAAAGCCGCCGATACCGAGCGGATGGTGGCCGAGACGGTGGGCCGCTTCGGCCGCCTCGACATCCTTTACAACAACGCCGGCATCGGCTTTGCGCGGCGCACCCATATGCTCACCGAGGAGGAGTGGGATCGCACGATCGACGTCGATCTAAAGGGCGTTTTCCTCGGCTGCAAATACGCCCTGCCCGAGCTGATGAAAAATGGCGGCGTTATCCTGAGCACCGCGTCGGTCGCCGGGATCGAGGGTTTTCGCCAGATGGCTGCGTACTGCGCCGCGAAGGCCGGCGTCATCCTGCTGACCAAGTCGCTGGCGATGGATTACGCGGAGCACGGGATTCGCGTCAACTGTATCTGTCCCGGATCGATCGAAACGCCGCTGTACGAGAGCGGCTTCGACAACCTCACACCCGAGCGGCGCGAGCGAGCCCATCAGGCGTTCGCCGCGATGCATCTGTTGGGGCGCGCCGGCGAACCCGAAGAAATTGCGCGCGTCGCGCTTTTCCTGTGCTCGCAAGACGCATCTTTCATCACCGGACAGGCCGTAGTCGCCGACGGAGGCTACTCGACGGGTCATCGAATGATAAGAATCGGCTAA